A stretch of the Flavobacterium sp. 5 genome encodes the following:
- a CDS encoding RNA methyltransferase: MIDLDYLEFLENILTDNRKERFLSVLETRTKHFTIAVEDVFQMHNASAVMRSCEVFGIQELHVIEERYGKRIDKEIAMGAQKWVDINTYDSVTNCVDTLKNKGYQIIATTPHENDCLLEDFDISKPSALFFGTERDGLSEEIIKKADGFLKIPMVGFTESLNISVSAAIIIQNLTNRLRNSEINWQLTEDEILEKRLDWAKKSIKDIKRIEARYFDV, from the coding sequence ATGATTGATTTGGATTACCTGGAATTTCTTGAAAATATATTAACTGATAATCGAAAAGAAAGATTCTTAAGTGTTCTTGAAACTCGTACCAAGCATTTTACAATTGCAGTTGAAGATGTTTTTCAAATGCATAATGCTAGTGCTGTGATGCGTAGTTGTGAGGTTTTTGGAATCCAGGAATTGCATGTAATTGAAGAACGGTATGGAAAACGTATTGATAAAGAAATTGCGATGGGTGCACAAAAATGGGTGGATATTAATACTTATGATAGCGTTACCAATTGTGTAGATACTTTGAAAAATAAAGGGTATCAAATTATTGCCACGACGCCACACGAGAATGATTGTTTGTTGGAGGATTTTGATATTTCGAAGCCAAGTGCATTATTTTTTGGAACAGAAAGAGATGGATTGTCCGAAGAAATTATTAAGAAGGCAGATGGTTTTCTTAAAATTCCGATGGTGGGTTTTACTGAGAGTTTGAATATTTCAGTTTCGGCTGCGATTATTATTCAGAATCTAACAAATCGTTTACGTAATTCAGAAATCAATTGGCAATTGACCGAGGATGAAATTTTAGAGAAACGATTGGATTGGGCTAAGAAGTCTATTAAGGATATTAAGAGAATAGAAGCAAGATATTTTGATGTTTGA
- a CDS encoding NAD-dependent deacylase: MKKKLVVLTGAGISAESGIKTFRDSDGLWEGHNVMDVATPEGWYKNQTLVLDFYNQRRKQLKEVQPNQGHQILAELENHFDVYIITQNVDDLHERAGSSNVTHLHGELLKVRSSKNENFILDWQDDLNIGDNDKNGHQLRPHIVWFGEQVPALEDAINLTEQADYFAVIGTSLQVYPAASLINFTPKTTPVYYIDPKPIKIPNLRNSLEVIPDVASKGILILKEKLLANL, from the coding sequence ATGAAAAAAAAATTAGTAGTACTTACAGGTGCTGGAATTAGCGCCGAAAGTGGCATCAAAACATTTAGAGATAGTGATGGATTATGGGAAGGTCATAATGTAATGGATGTAGCTACTCCCGAAGGATGGTATAAAAACCAAACATTAGTTCTTGATTTTTATAATCAAAGACGCAAGCAATTAAAAGAAGTACAGCCCAATCAAGGCCATCAAATTTTGGCAGAACTCGAAAACCACTTTGACGTTTACATCATTACACAAAATGTTGACGATTTACACGAAAGAGCAGGAAGTTCAAATGTTACTCATTTACACGGTGAATTACTAAAAGTTCGAAGTTCAAAAAATGAAAACTTCATACTTGACTGGCAAGACGATTTGAATATAGGAGACAATGACAAAAACGGCCATCAACTTCGACCACATATTGTTTGGTTCGGGGAACAAGTTCCAGCTTTAGAAGATGCTATTAACTTAACAGAGCAAGCTGATTATTTTGCCGTAATTGGAACTTCTCTTCAAGTATACCCAGCAGCAAGTTTAATTAATTTTACACCAAAAACAACTCCTGTTTATTATATCGACCCCAAGCCTATAAAAATCCCCAACCTTAGAAACTCTCTTGAAGTAATCCCAGATGTAGCTTCCAAAGGCATACTTATTTTAAAAGAAAAACTTCTCGCTAATCTATAA
- a CDS encoding ion channel, translated as MALFHRFNSRAKTLINTGFGSSASTTGGRFINKDGSVNATKKGIGILDRISWYHTMLDMSSWKFLSILLLFYISINFVFAILYFGIGIEHLNGIDTTDNEWVQFGQAYFFSAQTFTTVGYGHVSPVGFYTSALSSAEALMGLLSFAIATGLFFGRFSKPAIYLKFSHNAIIAPFNNGKALMFRLAPYKNTNYIDAEVSVTLGMRMEENGMMTNKFFTLDLEYQKINSLALTWTLVHPITSESPLYELTKSDYDSIIGEVIVIIKTFDDMFSTTVATRTSYTFEEIIYGAKFKPMYNKSEDNQSTVLDLRLLNLFDAVIID; from the coding sequence ATGGCATTATTTCATCGATTTAATAGCAGAGCAAAAACACTGATTAATACTGGATTTGGAAGTAGTGCATCCACTACAGGCGGACGATTTATTAATAAAGACGGATCGGTAAATGCAACAAAAAAGGGCATTGGAATTCTTGATAGAATAAGTTGGTATCACACTATGTTAGATATGTCTTCTTGGAAATTTCTTTCGATTTTGTTGTTGTTTTATATTTCTATAAATTTTGTGTTTGCCATTCTTTATTTTGGAATTGGTATTGAGCATCTCAACGGGATAGATACTACTGATAATGAATGGGTACAATTTGGACAAGCTTATTTTTTTAGTGCGCAGACATTTACAACCGTTGGATATGGGCATGTTAGTCCCGTTGGATTTTATACAAGCGCATTGTCTTCTGCTGAAGCATTAATGGGATTGTTGAGTTTCGCTATCGCTACGGGTTTATTTTTTGGACGGTTTAGTAAACCTGCTATTTATTTGAAATTTTCTCATAACGCGATCATTGCTCCCTTTAATAATGGGAAAGCATTGATGTTTAGGTTAGCACCCTATAAAAACACTAATTATATTGATGCTGAAGTAAGTGTGACTCTTGGGATGCGAATGGAGGAGAATGGAATGATGACTAATAAATTTTTTACGTTGGATTTGGAATATCAAAAAATAAACTCGCTTGCATTGACTTGGACATTGGTTCATCCTATAACGAGCGAAAGTCCTTTGTATGAGTTAACGAAGTCGGATTATGATTCTATTATTGGTGAGGTTATAGTGATTATTAAAACTTTTGACGATATGTTTAGTACTACTGTTGCTACTCGAACTTCATATACTTTTGAAGAGATTATCTATGGAGCCAAATTTAAGCCAATGTATAACAAAAGCGAAGATAACCAAAGTACTGTTCTTGATTTGAGACTATTGAATTTATTCGATGCTGTTATTATAGATTAG
- a CDS encoding SPFH domain-containing protein, with protein sequence MEVIFTYWWIFLIVLSLLFYKFVLRVFFGMVIVPENKIGLVTKKFVLFGSEKSLPDGRIIATKGEAGYQAKTLAPGLYWAMWPWQFSIDMASFTIIPEGNIGLLLSKDGAEIPTGRILAQKVSSDNFQDATLFLDNGGQKGRQSAFITTGSYRINTHLFEVVVFPQVVISENMVGIVTAMDGEPIPIGQIAGKFVEGHNNFQDIDQFLKNGGNRGLQPQVMLAGSYYINSWAVQIEQTPMTDVPIGYVGVVISYIGEDGKDVTGDTFKHGNIVSKGQRGVWMEPFGPGKYALNKYTTKLEAVPTTNLVLNWADARSESHNLDKNLSTITVRSKDGFPFNLDVSQIIHVPANEAPKVIARFGSMNNLVSQVLEPTIGNYFRNSAQESDVISFLSTRKERQESAKNHIKVVLDEYNVNAVDTLIGDIVPPESLMKTLTDRKIAEEEQKTYQTQKMAQEQRQGMEKETAIADMQKEIVKASQSVEIAQRTADATVKKAEGDATSLKLNVNAEAEATKMRANAEAEATKARAGAQAEATKLTASAEAERISKTGLAEAEKIMAIGKSTAEAYQLQVSAMGDDNFTKYKITEEIGKGKIKVIPDVLISGSNGTDGSMSGLLGLKLMEMMDTNSPKTNIKKGE encoded by the coding sequence ATGGAAGTAATTTTTACTTATTGGTGGATATTCTTAATTGTTTTATCCCTTCTTTTTTACAAATTTGTTTTACGCGTTTTCTTTGGAATGGTAATCGTACCTGAAAACAAAATTGGACTTGTCACCAAAAAATTTGTCCTATTTGGTTCAGAAAAATCATTACCCGATGGCAGAATAATCGCAACCAAAGGAGAAGCTGGATACCAAGCCAAAACACTTGCACCAGGACTCTATTGGGCAATGTGGCCTTGGCAATTTTCAATAGATATGGCCTCATTTACTATTATTCCCGAAGGAAATATTGGATTATTATTAAGTAAAGATGGTGCAGAAATCCCAACAGGTAGAATTCTAGCTCAAAAAGTAAGTTCAGATAATTTTCAAGATGCCACATTATTTCTTGACAATGGAGGTCAAAAAGGAAGACAATCGGCTTTTATTACAACAGGTTCGTATCGTATTAATACTCATTTATTTGAAGTAGTCGTATTTCCACAAGTTGTTATTTCCGAAAATATGGTTGGAATTGTTACTGCCATGGATGGTGAACCTATTCCAATTGGGCAAATTGCAGGGAAATTTGTTGAGGGTCATAATAACTTTCAAGACATTGACCAATTTTTAAAAAATGGAGGTAATCGTGGATTACAACCGCAAGTTATGTTAGCAGGATCTTATTATATTAATTCATGGGCAGTTCAAATAGAACAAACGCCAATGACAGATGTCCCTATTGGATATGTAGGCGTTGTTATTTCCTATATTGGAGAAGATGGAAAAGATGTAACAGGAGATACTTTCAAGCATGGAAATATTGTTTCAAAAGGACAACGCGGTGTATGGATGGAACCTTTTGGACCTGGAAAATATGCTCTTAATAAATATACAACCAAACTAGAAGCTGTTCCAACCACTAACTTGGTATTGAATTGGGCTGACGCCAGAAGTGAATCCCATAATTTAGACAAAAACCTTTCGACCATAACGGTTCGTTCTAAAGATGGTTTCCCTTTCAATCTGGACGTTTCACAAATCATTCACGTTCCTGCCAATGAAGCTCCAAAGGTAATTGCCCGTTTTGGAAGTATGAACAATTTGGTTTCTCAGGTTTTAGAACCTACTATTGGAAATTACTTCAGAAACTCAGCTCAGGAAAGTGATGTAATTTCGTTTTTATCTACCAGAAAAGAGCGTCAGGAATCTGCCAAAAATCACATTAAAGTAGTTTTGGATGAATACAATGTTAATGCTGTTGACACCTTAATAGGAGATATTGTTCCGCCAGAATCCTTAATGAAAACTTTGACGGATAGAAAAATTGCTGAAGAAGAGCAAAAAACCTATCAAACTCAAAAAATGGCGCAAGAACAACGTCAAGGAATGGAAAAAGAAACTGCCATTGCAGATATGCAAAAAGAAATTGTAAAAGCTTCGCAAAGTGTCGAAATTGCACAACGAACTGCAGATGCAACAGTTAAGAAAGCAGAAGGAGACGCTACAAGTTTAAAACTAAATGTAAATGCAGAAGCTGAAGCTACCAAAATGAGAGCCAATGCCGAAGCGGAAGCGACGAAAGCCAGAGCTGGAGCACAAGCCGAAGCTACTAAACTAACTGCTAGTGCAGAAGCTGAAAGAATTTCTAAAACAGGTTTAGCTGAAGCTGAAAAAATTATGGCAATCGGTAAATCTACAGCTGAGGCATATCAACTTCAGGTTTCTGCAATGGGCGATGATAATTTTACAAAATACAAAATCACAGAAGAAATTGGAAAAGGAAAAATCAAAGTCATTCCTGATGTACTTATTTCCGGAAGTAATGGAACCGATGGATCAATGAGTGGATTACTTGGTCTAAAACTTATGGAAATGATGGATACCAATAGTCCTAAAACAAATATCAAAAAAGGAGAATAA
- the pepT gene encoding peptidase T → MQNIIDRFVSYVTIDTESDASSNTTPSTAKQWDLANKLVEELKNIGLEDVTIDDKAYIMATLPSNVNHEVPTIGFISHFDTTPDFTGANVKPQIISNYDGKDIILNKEQNIILSPSYFKDLLQYKGQTLITTDGTTLLGADDKAGITEIVTAMEFLINNPEIKHGKIRIGFTPDEEIGRGAHHFDVDKFGAEWAYTMDGSQIGELEYENFNAAGAKIIFKGKSVHPGYAKGKMINSMLIANDFINELPEDETPQETKGYQGFFHVHHLTGTIEETVLELIIRDHNKLKFEKRKDLIHKITKKINKKFAKQFGEDIVITEVNDQYYNMKEKVVPVKHIVNIAESAMREVGIKPIIKPIRGGTDGSQLSYKGLPCPNIFAGGHNFHGKYEYVPVESMQKAVEVIIRIAELTAKGDYLKK, encoded by the coding sequence ATGCAAAATATAATTGATCGCTTTGTAAGTTATGTAACTATAGACACCGAATCGGATGCAAGCTCAAACACAACACCCAGTACGGCCAAACAGTGGGATTTAGCCAATAAATTAGTTGAAGAATTAAAAAATATTGGACTTGAAGATGTTACTATTGACGACAAAGCTTATATTATGGCTACACTTCCTAGTAATGTCAATCATGAAGTACCAACAATAGGTTTTATTTCACACTTTGATACTACTCCTGATTTTACTGGAGCTAATGTAAAACCTCAAATTATCTCTAATTATGATGGTAAAGACATCATATTAAATAAAGAACAAAACATCATCTTATCTCCATCTTATTTTAAAGATTTGTTACAATACAAAGGGCAAACATTAATCACTACTGATGGAACTACCCTATTAGGTGCAGATGACAAAGCAGGTATTACAGAAATTGTCACAGCTATGGAATTCTTAATTAACAATCCAGAAATAAAGCACGGAAAAATCAGAATTGGATTCACTCCAGATGAAGAAATTGGTCGAGGAGCTCATCATTTTGATGTTGACAAATTTGGAGCTGAATGGGCCTATACTATGGATGGAAGTCAAATAGGCGAATTAGAATATGAAAACTTCAATGCTGCGGGAGCTAAAATTATTTTCAAAGGAAAAAGTGTTCATCCTGGTTATGCTAAAGGGAAAATGATTAATTCTATGCTTATTGCTAATGACTTTATCAATGAATTACCCGAAGATGAAACTCCACAAGAAACAAAAGGATATCAAGGTTTTTTTCATGTACATCATTTAACAGGAACTATTGAAGAAACCGTTTTAGAATTAATCATTCGGGATCACAACAAATTAAAATTTGAAAAACGAAAAGACTTAATTCATAAAATAACAAAAAAAATCAACAAAAAATTCGCTAAGCAATTTGGAGAAGATATCGTTATTACTGAAGTAAACGATCAGTATTACAATATGAAAGAAAAAGTTGTACCCGTAAAACACATTGTCAATATTGCCGAAAGCGCCATGAGAGAAGTTGGAATTAAGCCAATAATTAAACCCATTAGAGGTGGAACTGATGGATCCCAGTTATCTTATAAAGGATTACCTTGTCCAAACATCTTCGCTGGGGGGCATAATTTTCATGGGAAATATGAATATGTTCCTGTAGAAAGTATGCAAAAAGCAGTAGAAGTAATTATACGAATAGCAGAATTGACAGCTAAAGGGGATTATTTAAAAAAATAA
- a CDS encoding YdeI family protein, with amino-acid sequence MDKINHWETELDILKTIISKTTLIETSKWGGSVYVHNNKNIVGVGGFKKFFTLWFFNGAYLKDEKKYLVNANEGVTKSLRQWRFTSKDEIIEDEILAYIQEAIINEEQGKIIKPKKEKEAIIIPNHLQKVLDSDINLKYAFSKFSPYKQKEFIEYIETAKREETKLSRIEKIKLMILDNIGLNDKYR; translated from the coding sequence ATGGACAAGATCAATCATTGGGAAACTGAATTGGATATTTTAAAAACAATTATATCCAAAACAACTTTGATTGAAACCAGCAAATGGGGTGGCTCTGTCTATGTCCACAATAACAAAAATATTGTGGGTGTTGGAGGATTTAAAAAATTTTTCACACTTTGGTTTTTCAATGGTGCATATCTTAAAGATGAAAAGAAATATTTGGTTAATGCGAATGAAGGAGTTACGAAATCTTTACGCCAATGGCGATTTACGTCAAAAGATGAAATCATTGAAGATGAAATTTTAGCCTATATACAAGAAGCGATCATCAACGAGGAACAGGGTAAAATTATTAAACCTAAAAAAGAAAAAGAAGCAATAATTATCCCCAATCATTTACAAAAAGTTCTCGATAGTGACATTAATTTAAAATATGCCTTTTCAAAATTCAGTCCATACAAACAAAAGGAATTTATCGAATATATTGAAACCGCCAAACGAGAAGAAACAAAACTCTCAAGAATAGAAAAAATAAAACTAATGATTTTAGACAATATTGGTCTAAATGACAAATACAGATAA
- the yajC gene encoding preprotein translocase subunit YajC, with protein sequence MGQIQQFLPFLLMFVVIYFFMIRPQQKRAKNEKEFESGLKVGDKIITKSGIHGKIVELADATVIIETMAGKLKMERSSISLELSATLTKKA encoded by the coding sequence ATGGGACAAATACAACAATTTTTACCGTTTTTATTGATGTTCGTAGTCATTTATTTCTTTATGATCAGACCACAACAAAAAAGAGCTAAAAACGAAAAAGAATTTGAAAGCGGCTTAAAAGTAGGAGATAAAATAATTACAAAAAGTGGAATTCACGGTAAAATCGTTGAGCTTGCTGATGCAACTGTAATTATTGAAACTATGGCAGGAAAATTGAAAATGGAACGTTCTTCAATTTCTTTAGAGCTAAGCGCTACTTTGACTAAAAAAGCATAG
- a CDS encoding DUF1573 domain-containing protein encodes MNKKVFYFALILTSIIVFSCDNNKKKVKSGEGIAEMTFSNKTYDFGSINHGDIVATEFEFSNSGNSDLLITEAIGSCGCTVPEFPKRAIKPGEKEKIKVIFNSTGKTGMQNKTVTITSNTQSGIETLYIKANVIPRIGIAQ; translated from the coding sequence ATGAATAAAAAAGTATTCTATTTTGCGCTAATTTTGACATCAATTATTGTCTTTTCATGTGATAACAATAAGAAAAAAGTAAAAAGTGGCGAAGGAATTGCTGAAATGACTTTTTCTAATAAAACTTATGATTTTGGTTCTATTAATCATGGTGATATTGTTGCCACAGAATTTGAATTTTCAAATTCTGGAAATTCAGATTTGTTGATTACCGAAGCAATAGGTTCATGCGGATGTACTGTACCAGAGTTTCCTAAAAGAGCAATTAAGCCAGGAGAAAAAGAAAAAATTAAAGTTATATTTAATTCTACTGGTAAAACAGGAATGCAAAATAAAACTGTTACAATCACATCGAATACACAAAGTGGTATTGAAACTTTATATATAAAAGCAAATGTGATTCCAAGAATTGGAATCGCGCAATAA
- the nusB gene encoding transcription antitermination factor NusB, producing MQSIYAMHQNGSDNLEKEEKFLMHSIDAIQDLYLIMLSSLIEICKKETVFLHLSSQKHLATKEERTPNEKFIKNSIFQILAENNSLSIALENRSINNWTLNDDYILLLLNAIKESELYAKYMSNTVNTFEEDRTFVADIFAEVIVPNEKLYDYLEDDKLTWIDDIPLVNTHIVKQLKAIKQGEDDNFRVPKLYKDNEDKAYVKDLFRKTILNETELAKEYIDKTPNWDSERIAEIDTIILKMAICEFLKFPSIPVKVTLNEYLELAKEYSTPKSSIFINGILDNLVKELEGNKRIIKIGRGLM from the coding sequence ATGCAATCCATTTATGCAATGCATCAAAATGGTTCTGATAATTTAGAAAAAGAGGAAAAATTCCTTATGCATAGTATTGACGCCATTCAAGATTTATACCTTATCATGCTTTCTTCATTGATAGAGATTTGTAAAAAGGAAACTGTCTTTTTACATCTGTCAAGCCAAAAACATTTGGCAACTAAAGAAGAACGTACTCCAAACGAAAAATTTATTAAAAACAGTATTTTTCAAATTCTTGCCGAAAACAATTCTCTTAGTATTGCTTTAGAAAATCGTTCGATTAATAATTGGACTTTGAATGATGATTACATTTTGCTTTTGCTGAATGCGATTAAAGAAAGCGAATTGTATGCTAAATACATGAGTAATACTGTAAATACGTTTGAGGAAGATAGAACTTTTGTAGCTGATATTTTTGCAGAGGTTATTGTTCCAAATGAAAAGTTATACGATTATTTAGAAGACGATAAATTAACATGGATTGATGATATTCCATTGGTAAACACTCATATTGTTAAACAGCTAAAAGCTATAAAACAAGGTGAAGATGATAATTTTAGAGTTCCAAAATTATACAAAGACAATGAAGATAAGGCTTATGTTAAAGACTTGTTTAGAAAAACAATTTTGAACGAAACTGAATTAGCTAAGGAATACATTGACAAAACACCAAACTGGGATAGTGAACGTATTGCTGAAATTGACACTATTATCCTGAAAATGGCAATTTGTGAGTTCTTGAAATTCCCTTCGATTCCTGTAAAAGTAACTTTAAATGAATATTTAGAGTTGGCCAAAGAATATTCGACTCCAAAGAGTAGTATTTTTATTAACGGAATTTTGGATAATTTGGTTAAAGAGCTTGAAGGAAACAAAAGAATCATTAAGATTGGCAGAGGTTTAATGTAG
- a CDS encoding Glu/Leu/Phe/Val dehydrogenase, with the protein MDATVTTAKELQKMDPVFGQLSFNDHEQIVFCNDKDTGLKAIIGIHNSVMGPALGGTRMFNYANEWEALNDVLRLSRGMTYKAAITGLNIGGGKAVIIGDAKTQKTPELMRKFGEFVHSLSGRYITAEDVGMETSDMDLVRDVTPYVTGISEERGGSGNPSPVTAFGVYMGMKAAAKQQFGSEKLEGKRILVQGIGHVGETLVEYLTKEGAQVFIADINEEKLYQVAAKYNAQVFTGEDLYSADVDIYAPCAMGATINDITVNKIKAKVIAGAANNQLANENTHGLILQERGILYAPDFLINAGGIINVYAELEHYDKAEIMRKTENIYNTTLEIFDYAIANNITTHQAALTIAQNRIDLRKIENAK; encoded by the coding sequence ATGGATGCTACTGTTACAACTGCAAAGGAACTTCAAAAAATGGATCCTGTTTTTGGACAATTATCTTTTAATGATCATGAGCAAATTGTTTTTTGCAATGACAAAGATACAGGATTAAAAGCAATTATTGGTATTCATAATTCGGTTATGGGACCTGCATTAGGAGGAACTCGTATGTTTAATTATGCTAACGAATGGGAAGCTTTGAATGATGTTTTGCGTCTTTCCAGAGGGATGACTTATAAGGCTGCAATTACTGGATTGAATATTGGAGGAGGAAAAGCAGTTATTATTGGTGATGCCAAAACTCAAAAAACACCAGAATTGATGCGTAAATTTGGTGAATTTGTACATTCACTAAGCGGAAGATATATTACTGCTGAAGATGTTGGAATGGAAACATCTGATATGGATTTGGTAAGAGATGTGACTCCTTATGTTACTGGTATTTCTGAGGAAAGAGGTGGGTCTGGAAATCCATCGCCTGTTACAGCTTTTGGTGTGTATATGGGAATGAAAGCAGCTGCAAAACAACAATTTGGTTCAGAGAAATTAGAAGGTAAAAGAATATTGGTTCAAGGAATTGGGCATGTAGGTGAAACTTTAGTTGAGTATTTGACAAAAGAAGGAGCTCAGGTTTTTATTGCTGATATCAATGAAGAAAAATTATATCAAGTAGCAGCTAAATATAATGCACAAGTATTTACTGGAGAAGATTTGTATAGTGCTGATGTTGATATTTATGCACCTTGTGCAATGGGAGCAACTATCAATGATATTACTGTAAATAAAATAAAAGCAAAAGTGATTGCAGGTGCAGCTAATAATCAATTGGCAAACGAAAATACTCATGGATTAATCTTGCAGGAAAGAGGGATTCTTTATGCTCCTGATTTCTTGATTAATGCAGGTGGAATTATCAATGTTTATGCTGAATTAGAGCATTATGATAAAGCTGAAATTATGCGCAAAACTGAGAATATTTACAATACTACCTTGGAAATCTTTGATTATGCTATTGCAAATAATATCACAACTCATCAAGCAGCTTTGACTATTGCTCAAAATCGTATCGATTTAAGAAAAATTGAAAATGCTAAATAG
- a CDS encoding ABC transporter ATP-binding protein — protein sequence MKELRYLNKYFIKYKFSFSLGIIITIIAQIFSLFTPKLISKSFNEIEAFSKSKAIDTSIISQQLISNILLIIATTIIAGFLTFLMRQTLIVMSRHIEFDLKNEVFHQYENLSQNFYKQNRTGDLMNRISEDVSKVRMYVGPAVMYSINTFIRFAIVIGYMYNVSPRLTLYTILPLPILSYCIFKLSSEINKRSTTFQQYLSKVSSYTQEVFSGIRVIKAYSLENQHQDNIANLANESKSKSLSLAKVQALFGPLMIALIGVSNLVVIYFGGLMYIDGTIKSIGTIAEFILYVNMLTWPVASLGWVSSMVQEAEASQKRLNEFLKIVPEIKNKNLNKSKIEGSIAFNDVSYTYEDTNIKALQNITFTVNKGETLAILGKTGSGKSTILALLSRLYNVTNGQLLIDDIEISQVNLFDLRNNIGAVPQDAFLFSDTIKNNIKFGKEDANDHEVEAAAKSAVVHDNIIGFSNGYDTILGERGITLSGGQKQRVSIARAIIKNPAILLFDDCLSAVDTETEEAILNNLYEICKNKTTIIVSHRVSSAKNADKIIILEDGKIIEQGSHNQLINQDGYYAALYLKQLSEKELL from the coding sequence ATGAAAGAATTACGCTATTTAAATAAATATTTCATCAAATATAAATTCAGCTTTTCACTTGGTATTATTATCACTATAATCGCACAAATATTTTCATTATTTACACCAAAACTTATTAGTAAATCTTTTAATGAAATAGAAGCTTTTTCAAAAAGCAAAGCAATCGATACCAGTATTATAAGTCAACAATTGATTTCTAATATTTTACTGATTATCGCTACCACAATTATAGCAGGATTTTTAACTTTTCTAATGAGACAAACATTAATTGTAATGTCTCGTCATATAGAATTTGACTTAAAAAATGAAGTCTTCCATCAATATGAAAACCTATCTCAGAACTTTTACAAGCAAAACAGAACAGGCGATTTAATGAATCGTATTAGTGAAGATGTTTCTAAAGTCCGCATGTATGTTGGTCCAGCGGTTATGTATTCCATAAACACATTTATACGCTTTGCTATTGTAATTGGATACATGTATAATGTTTCGCCAAGGTTAACTTTGTATACCATACTCCCCTTACCAATTTTATCCTATTGTATTTTTAAATTGAGTTCCGAAATCAATAAGCGATCTACCACTTTTCAGCAATATTTATCAAAAGTATCCAGTTATACTCAAGAAGTTTTCTCTGGAATCAGAGTTATAAAAGCCTATTCATTAGAAAATCAACATCAAGACAACATTGCCAATTTAGCCAATGAAAGTAAAAGTAAAAGTTTAAGTCTAGCCAAAGTTCAAGCATTATTTGGCCCTTTAATGATTGCTTTGATTGGAGTGAGTAACTTAGTGGTTATTTATTTTGGAGGTTTAATGTACATCGATGGCACTATAAAAAGTATTGGAACTATCGCTGAGTTCATCTTATATGTTAACATGTTAACTTGGCCTGTTGCTTCCCTAGGCTGGGTCTCTTCAATGGTTCAAGAGGCGGAAGCTTCTCAAAAAAGACTTAATGAATTTTTGAAAATCGTTCCAGAAATAAAGAACAAAAACCTAAACAAATCCAAAATAGAAGGCAGTATTGCATTCAATGATGTAAGTTACACCTATGAAGACACTAATATAAAAGCACTTCAAAACATAACCTTTACAGTAAATAAGGGAGAAACTTTGGCAATTTTAGGAAAAACTGGTTCTGGAAAATCTACAATTTTAGCACTACTCTCCCGCTTGTACAACGTTACAAATGGACAACTCTTAATTGATGATATAGAAATTAGTCAGGTTAATTTATTTGATTTAAGAAACAATATTGGTGCTGTCCCACAAGATGCTTTTCTATTTTCAGACACCATCAAAAACAATATAAAGTTTGGAAAAGAAGATGCGAACGATCATGAAGTAGAAGCTGCTGCAAAAAGCGCTGTTGTTCACGATAACATTATTGGTTTTAGCAATGGATATGATACCATATTGGGAGAAAGAGGAATAACTTTATCTGGTGGTCAAAAGCAACGTGTATCTATCGCAAGAGCGATCATAAAAAATCCTGCTATTTTACTTTTTGATGATTGCTTATCGGCAGTAGATACCGAAACAGAAGAAGCAATCCTAAATAACCTTTATGAGATATGCAAGAATAAAACTACCATAATTGTAAGTCATAGAGTATCTTCTGCCAAGAATGCAGATAAAATCATAATCCTTGAAGATGGCAAGATAATTGAACAAGGTTCTCATAATCAATTAATAAACCAAGACGGGTATTATGCAGCTCTTTATTTAAAGCAACTTTCGGAAAAAGAATTGCTGTAA